A single window of Populus nigra chromosome 17, ddPopNigr1.1, whole genome shotgun sequence DNA harbors:
- the LOC133677072 gene encoding pentatricopeptide repeat-containing protein At2g37320: protein MNIVSLQTRLRKKIPYATHLFQTLSQHRPFSSHKFRRTTQTKRLDKALSILDIITPKTTAPTNGQNHLRVIQDFLRTHSNRTSEQRLSNDFISPKSDNGDFSVFDEILESSFINNDEDSNATSLSFDASVLSNAVSSCASTRDLRSGIQYHCLAISTGFIANAYIGSSLVTFYGKCGELDNAYKVFKEMPVRNVVSWTAIISGFAQEWQVDMCLQLYCLMRNSTLKPNDFTFTSLLSACTGSGALGQGRSAHCQIIEMGFVSYLHIANALVSMYCKCGNVEDAFHIFENMVGKDIVSWNSMIAGYAQHGLAVQGIGLFERMKSQGVKPDAITFLGVLSSCRHAGFVEGGRNYFNSMVEYGVKPELDHYSCIVDLLGRAGLLEEAKYFIERMPVSPNAVIWGSLVSSCRLHGSVWIGIQAAENTLLLEPECAATHVQLANLYASVGFWDQAARVRKLMKDRRLKTNPGCSWIEIKNEVYRFRAEDCSNTRVSEIHNVLDWLVDHMITLGRAPEMQEVSEAIHDNVCP from the coding sequence ATGAATATTGTTTCTCTTCAGACACGATTGAGGAAGAAAATCCCTTATGCCACACACCTTTTCCAAACTCTATCACAGCATAGGCCTTTCTCTTCTCACAAATTCAGACGCACAACTCAGACCAAACGTTTAGACAAGGCACTCAGTATTCTAGACATTATAACCCCCAAAACAACCGCCCCAACAAATGGCCAGAACCATCTTCGTGTCATTCAGGACTTCTTACGAACACATTCAAATAGAACCAGTGAACAACGTTTGAGCAACGATTTCATATCTCCGAAATCAGATAATGGAGACTTCAGCGTGTTTGATGAAATTCTTGAATCTTCTTTTATAAACAATGATGAAGATTCTAATGCTACGAGCTTGAGTTTCGATGCGAGTGTTTTGTCGAATGCTGTGAGTTCTTGTGCATCCACGCGGGATCTTCGCAGTGGTATTCAATATCATTGCTTGGCAATAAGTACTGGCTTTATCGCCAATGCTTATATTGGAAGTTCTTTGGTTACTTTTTATGGCAAATGCGGTGAATTGGATAATGCTTACAAAGTGTTCAAAGAAATGCCTGTCAGAAATGTGGTGTCATGGACGGCCATCATTTCTGGGTTTGCACAGGAATGGCAAGTTGATATGTGCTTACAGCTTTATTGTTTAATGAGAAATTCAACGCTGAAACCCAATGATTTCACATTTACTAGTCTTTTGAGTGCGTGCACTGGCAGTGGAGCTCTTGGGCAAGGTAGAAGTGCTCATTGTCAAATAATTGAAATGGGTTTTGTTTCATATTTGCATATAGCCAATGCTCTTGTATCAATGTACTGCAAGTGTGGGAACGTCGAGGATGCATTTCACATATTTGAGAACATGGTTGGCAAAGATATAGTGTCATGGAATTCAATGATTGCTGGCTATGCTCAACATGGGCTAGCAGTGCAGGGGATTGGGCTTTTTGAAAGGATGAAGAGTCAAGGGGTAAAACCTGATGCTATTACTTTTCTTGGTGTTTTATCTTCATGTCGACATGCAGGTTTTGTTGAAGGAGGAAGGAATTACTTCAATTCAATGGTTGAATATGGTGTGAAGCCAGAACTAGACCACTATTCATGTATAGTTGATCTTCTTGGTCGTGCTGGATTACTGGAGGAggctaaatattttattgaaaggaTGCCCGTATCTCCCAATGCTGTTATATGGGGTTCACTAGTATCTTCCTGCAGGCTTCATGGGAGTGTTTGGATTGGCATACAGGCTGCAGAGAACACGCTGTTGCTGGAACCAGAGTGCGCTGCTACCCACGTGCAGCTGGCAAATTTGTATGCCAGTGTGGGATTCTGGGATCAGGCAGCTAGAGTGAGAAAATTGATGAAGGATAGAAGACTTAAAACAAATCCTGGCTGCAGCTGGATTGAGATCAAGAATGAGGTTTATAGATTTAGAGCAGAAGACTGTTCAAACACTAGAGTAAGTGAAATACATAATGTTTTGGATTGGCTGGTAGATCACATGATAACTTTAGGACGTGCGCCTGAAATGCAAGAGGTCAGTGAAGCTATACACGATAATGTGTGTCCATAA